TAACCGTTCTTCCCTATTAATTTAACGAAGTTAGCCGGAGCTATATTTTTGGAAACCATCGCTCCGTTTTCCTTTTCTATTACGCATATCGACTGGGCGCCGTTCTGCTCGACCGGCACCACCATAATGCCGCCTTCGGCAAGCTGGGCGAACAAAGCGGCCGGGATATCCGGAGAGCAGGCGGTTATCATTATTCTGTCGTACGGAGCATATTCGCCGTAGCCGATAGAACCGTCGCCGACTATGAAAATTATATTGCGCAGATTTAAGGATTCGATAACCGTTCTTGCCTGCATGGATAAATCCCTTATGCGTTCTACGGTAAAAACGGAACCGCACAGCAGGGAAAGAACGGCGGCCTGATAACCGGAACCAGTGCCTATTTCCAAGACTTTATGGCTTTTATCGACGGACAGAGCCTGAGTCATAAGAGCGACGGTATAAATGCTGGAAATAGTCTGGTTATGCCCTATGGGCAGGGGCGACTCTCCGTAGCACATATCGGAGTGCCTGAAAGGCGGAGCGACGAAAGATTCGCGTGGAATTTTCGCTATCGCGCCCAAAACGGCGGATGAAGTAATGCCCTTCGATGACAGACCGTTTATAATTTTTGCGTTCATATCGAAAAATCTATATTTTTTAATTTTTCCATAGCTTTATAATTTGTCATGTCTAAGTGGATAGGCGTAACGGAAATAAGTCCGCTATGCACGGCTTCATAATCGCTGTCTTTTATATCCTCGAAAGTGATATTTTTACCCCATATCCAGTAATATTTTCTTCCCCTGGGGTCGGTTTTTTCTACTACGAAGTCCTCGAAATAGCGTTTTCCCTGTCTGGTAATTCGGTATTCAAAAGGATTATTTTCTTTTTTTATTATAGTCTGTGGAATATTTACGTTCAAGAGGGTGTTTTCCGAAAAACCGGTTTTATTGAAAACGGAAGCAAGGTTTGAAACGAACTCGGAAGCTTTTACGAAAGAGGCTTCCAGATCTTCTTCGAGAGAAGCGTCTTTGGGAAGATAGCCTCCTCCCCTGTTAACCATCAAAGAAACGGCGATGGATTTGATTCCCATAACGGCTCCTTCCATGGCGGCGGATACCGTTCCCGAATAGATGACGTCGTCGCATATATTGCCTCCGTAATTTATTCCGGAAATTACGAGGTCGGGTTTTGTTTTCATTATGGAGTGGACGCCGATATTTACCGCATCGGTCGGCGTGCCGTCCACCGAAAATATGTTAGGTTTGATTTCGTTGACTCTTAAGGGTCTGTCTATGGTGAGCGAATGGGAACTTGCGCTTCTTTCCCTGTCGGGAGCTACTATGGTTACGTCGTATTTCTTTGATAATTCTTCGTATAATATGTTTATGCCGGTCGCATAAACGCCGTCGTCGTTGGAAAGGAGTATATTCAAGTTTAATATCCAGTCTTTCTTGATTTAATAAATGTTTTTAGCGAATTAAGTTCGCGACGGACCAATTCTATCTTTTCGTGTGCTTGTCCGCCGCCGGAATTTAAAACGCCTCCGTTTTCTTCGGCGCGTTCAGCCGCAATTTCGGCTATATTCTCCTCGCCGCCGTATAATTTGCGCTTTAAAGCTTTTCTTGCGCCTTCTATGGTAAATTTTTTATCGTATAAATAGTCTTTTATAAGTAGAAGTTTCTCGATATCCGAACCGGAATAGAGCCTATGGCTACTTTTTGATTTATAAGGCTTTAAAAAAGAAAATTCGGTTTCCCAGTATCTGATAACGAACGGTTCGACGCCTATTTTTTTGGCGGCTTCGCCTATTTTGTAAAAATATTTTTCATCTTGAGCGCTGTTTATCGGAACTTCCATTTTTGTATTTTTTGTTCACTTCCGATTTAAAAACTACAGAAGGCTTAAATTTTACGACCTTTCTTTCGCTGATAATAATAGTTTCTCCGGTCTGCGGATTTCTGCCTTTTCTCGCTTTTTTCTCTTTAATCGTAAAATTTCCGAAACCGTTAAGCTTTATGGTTCCGGCTTCTTCTATTTCGGATTTTATAAGTTCAAAGAACGAATCTACGTACTGCGCGGATTCCGCGGTCGGCAAACCAACCTTAGAACGTACTTTTGAAGTTAAATTTGCCCTGGTTAATGCCATAAACTATGTTCTCCGAATTAATCGTTTTAATTATTTAGGCAGCGACAGCGTCTTTCACTATGCCCGCAAAAGCAGACGGATCTGAAAGAGCTATTTCGGATAAAACCTTTCTGTTTAATTCTATGCCTTTTTTATTAAGCGCATTTATAAATTTTGAATAGGAAATTCCGTTTTCTCTGCATGCGGCGTTTATCCTGACTATCCACATACCTCTGAATTCTCTTTTTTTGACTTTTCTGTCTCTGTAAGCATAGTTAAGCCCTCTGTTTACGGCTTCGTTTGCGGACTTAAAAAGCCTGCTTTTCGCGCCGTAATAGCCTTTTGCGGCTTTTAATACTCTTTTGTGTCTTTTTCTGGTTAAAATACCTCTTTTTACTCTCGGCATTATACTGCTCCTTATAATAGCTTATTATATTTATAAATTTTACAGATACGGTATTAATCTTTTTACGTTAAGGGAATCAACGGAATTAACTACCGACGATTTTTTAAGCCTGTTTTTTCTGCCGCGTTTTTTAGACGTCAGTATATGGCTCTTGTTTGCTTTATGATGAACGACGAGTCCGGTTGCCGTTACCTTAAATCTTTTTTTTGCGCCTTTTTTAGTTTTTATTTTTATCTTTGCCATTTTAATAAAACCACCTTTTTAAAATTTATTTTAATTTTTTATTAACGTTTTTAATTAATATATTTTTATTATGCCGTTTTTTCCTGCTCTTTCGTTTTTTCCGTTTTAACGGCGTCTTTTTCGGCAGTCTTTTTAGCCGTCTTAACCGGTACTATAATCGTGCTGAACGTCCTTTTGACGTCCGGCTTAATAGGAAACTCCGGAACGCCGAACTCCTTTAAATCTTCGATTGCCCTCAGTATTACCTTTATTCCCAATTCCGTATGGGCAAGTTCTCTGCCTTTAAAAGTTACCGTAAGTTTAACTTTGTTTCCGTCTTTAAGAAAAGAAACGGCGTTTTTCAATTTAAAATTGTAATCGTGCTCGTCGGTATTGGGCCTGAATTTAACTTCTTTTAAATGTATAACTACCTGTTTCTTCTTGGCTTCCTGAGCTTTTTTATTCTGCTCGTATTTAAACTTGCCGAAATCCATTATCCTGCATACCGGAGGAACGGCTTCTTCGGAAACTTCGACGAGGTCGAGGAGCTTTTCTTTGGCAAGTTTAACGGCTTCATATAAAGGCATTATACCGGCCTGTTTGCCGTTTTCGTCGATAACCCTTACCTCTTTTGCCCTGATACTTTCGTTTATGTACGTTCTGTTATTTTTCTGTATATTAATTTCTCCTTATTTATTTTTTTAATTTTTTGCGTTAGCTTTAAATTATTGCATAATTTAAGAGCCGTGTCAACATTCTTTTATTCCGCATACCTACTTTTCGGGTATTTTGTTTTTAAAATATTCAGATAGCGGGCTTCCATTTTTTTATTTCCAAGATTTTTATAGCAGGACGAAAGATAATAAAGCGTTTTAGGTATAATAGGAACGCCGTCCCTCCCGTACTGCTTTAATACCGTTTTAAACATATAAGCCGCCGGTTTCCAGATGCTCGCATTGTAATAGTAAAGTCCTGTAAAAAAGGTATTTTCGGAAAGTTTTATATTAATAAGTTTAATATATTTAAAAGATTTTTTTGAATATTTTGAATAAGGGTATTTCGATATAAGTTTTTCAAAAACCTTCTTCGAGTTTTTAAGGGGAGTTTGATTTCTGCCTACCGCCAAATTTCTTTTGTAATACGACATAGCTTCGTAATACATTGCAAAAGGAACGTATTTGGAACGCGGATGAAGATGTACAAAATCCAAATAAGCGCCTGCTGATTCGATATATTTTCCTTCAAGATAGTAAACGTCGCCGAGCCTTATTTCCGCAATTTCCGTTTTACCGTAAGCCGGATAATTTTCTATAAGGGCTTTAAAATTTTTTGCGGCGCCGTTATAATTTTTAACATGGGAATCGTGCATGGCTTTGCCGTAATAAACGTCCGGCGGCAAAATATTTTTCTTTACGTTTTTGCCGCATCCGGAAAGCATAACCGAGAATACGGATATTGCGGCTATAATAGAGATTAATAAAGTTAGTTTTTTCATTTGTCTATTTCGTTACCAGTTTTGTGACGGTGCCGGAATTGAATTACGGCACCGTTGTTAGTTAAGCAACATACTTCCTTTAGAAAGACGTATATTCATTTTAACATTATATAAATAATCGTCAACATATATTTTTAAAGGAACCATGCTTGTATTTGCGCCGGAACCTTTTAAAACGTAATCTTTAAAGCGTACCGATTCTATTTCTTTTCCGTTTTTGACCGAAGTTACGGAACGGATAAGGTATTTTTTTGAAACGCATATATAATAGCCTTGTTTTCCGCCGTATGCAAAAAAGAAACCTTTTTCGGTATTATAAAAAATAGGCGACTTTTTTATTTTATTCAGTTTATCGATAAAAAGCAAAATTTTAAAAACTCTTAACAGCCTTTGATAATTTTGCGTTTTATCGTTAGTTTTAATTTTATATTTTTTATCCAAGTTTATTGATTTAATTTTGCCGTCTTCGGGATTGAAAAAAACGGCTTCCGTTCCGCTTTTCGTTTTAATTATTTTCGCGTTAAAAAGAACGTCGCCGTACATGTCTAAAATAATAAAGCTTATATACTTTCCGGCTATATATTTATAAATGCCTGCCTGCTCTATAGAAAAACCGCCGTCCGATACCGTGAAACGCAGTCTTCCCGATAACCCGCCGAACGTTCCGTAATTTTTAATAAGTCCTGCCAGAACTTCTTTTCTGCTTTTATATGCAACCGGTTTTTTGTACGGTTTAACGGCGGTCTTTACGTTTACGGCACATCCGCTGAAAAAGAAAGATATAAATATTAATAAGACGACCGTCGATGCCGCCGCAGTTTTCTTGCTCATAACAATACCGACTCAATGATTTTTTCTATTACGTCGAATTTTGAAACATCCTGCGTTCCGCCCTGAGAAAAATCCTTTTTGCCTCCGCCTTTTCCTCCGGTTTCCGAATTAATGCGTTTTATAACGGCTGATGCGTCTATGGAACCTTTTGCAGATACGATGTAAATCAACTTTTCGTCTTTAATATTAGATATAAAAACTACGACAGAATCGCCTTCGGGAAAATCGCGCCTTGAACTTAAGGCGTTTACAAGCTCTTTTAATTCTTC
The nucleotide sequence above comes from Candidatus Acidulodesulfobacterium acidiphilum. Encoded proteins:
- a CDS encoding translation initiation factor IF-3 yields the protein MQKNNRTYINESIRAKEVRVIDENGKQAGIMPLYEAVKLAKEKLLDLVEVSEEAVPPVCRIMDFGKFKYEQNKKAQEAKKKQVVIHLKEVKFRPNTDEHDYNFKLKNAVSFLKDGNKVKLTVTFKGRELAHTELGIKVILRAIEDLKEFGVPEFPIKPDVKRTFSTIIVPVKTAKKTAEKDAVKTEKTKEQEKTA
- the surE gene encoding 5'/3'-nucleotidase SurE; the encoded protein is MNILLSNDDGVYATGINILYEELSKKYDVTIVAPDRERSASSHSLTIDRPLRVNEIKPNIFSVDGTPTDAVNIGVHSIMKTKPDLVISGINYGGNICDDVIYSGTVSAAMEGAVMGIKSIAVSLMVNRGGGYLPKDASLEEDLEASFVKASEFVSNLASVFNKTGFSENTLLNVNIPQTIIKKENNPFEYRITRQGKRYFEDFVVEKTDPRGRKYYWIWGKNITFEDIKDSDYEAVHSGLISVTPIHLDMTNYKAMEKLKNIDFSI
- the bamD gene encoding outer membrane protein assembly factor BamD, coding for MKKLTLLISIIAAISVFSVMLSGCGKNVKKNILPPDVYYGKAMHDSHVKNYNGAAKNFKALIENYPAYGKTEIAEIRLGDVYYLEGKYIESAGAYLDFVHLHPRSKYVPFAMYYEAMSYYKRNLAVGRNQTPLKNSKKVFEKLISKYPYSKYSKKSFKYIKLINIKLSENTFFTGLYYYNASIWKPAAYMFKTVLKQYGRDGVPIIPKTLYYLSSCYKNLGNKKMEARYLNILKTKYPKSRYAE
- a CDS encoding protein-L-isoaspartate(D-aspartate) O-methyltransferase, which codes for MNAKIINGLSSKGITSSAVLGAIAKIPRESFVAPPFRHSDMCYGESPLPIGHNQTISSIYTVALMTQALSVDKSHKVLEIGTGSGYQAAVLSLLCGSVFTVERIRDLSMQARTVIESLNLRNIIFIVGDGSIGYGEYAPYDRIMITACSPDIPAALFAQLAEGGIMVVPVEQNGAQSICVIEKENGAMVSKNIAPANFVKLIGKNGYEAQKSSQRCGF
- a CDS encoding MerR family transcriptional regulator encodes the protein MEVPINSAQDEKYFYKIGEAAKKIGVEPFVIRYWETEFSFLKPYKSKSSHRLYSGSDIEKLLLIKDYLYDKKFTIEGARKALKRKLYGGEENIAEIAAERAEENGGVLNSGGGQAHEKIELVRRELNSLKTFIKSRKTGY
- the rpmI gene encoding 50S ribosomal protein L35, with amino-acid sequence MAKIKIKTKKGAKKRFKVTATGLVVHHKANKSHILTSKKRGRKNRLKKSSVVNSVDSLNVKRLIPYL
- a CDS encoding 50S ribosomal protein L20, producing MPRVKRGILTRKRHKRVLKAAKGYYGAKSRLFKSANEAVNRGLNYAYRDRKVKKREFRGMWIVRINAACRENGISYSKFINALNKKGIELNRKVLSEIALSDPSAFAGIVKDAVAA
- a CDS encoding integration host factor subunit alpha, whose translation is MALTRANLTSKVRSKVGLPTAESAQYVDSFFELIKSEIEEAGTIKLNGFGNFTIKEKKARKGRNPQTGETIIISERKVVKFKPSVVFKSEVNKKYKNGSSDKQRSR